In Funiculus sociatus GB2-C1, the following proteins share a genomic window:
- a CDS encoding WD40 repeat domain-containing protein, producing MKKTTALTVTVLAIATLVGTSVAKSAGFFAQAPTPSVVQAKPSWENSKLVHKLPTVANYAKFSSNGLLLVCNGEQGKAIQLWDVRKGELLSSIKADDTTSFGDVTISPDGQFVASIVYSQIDKSIAVGVWNSKTGEAIWKKPIFTNSAEFRSPKDSGENFPASIVSSLEFSPNGQFIASSARKYFGSENPQIQLWDVATGEKRFVLRSNIKSLRGMSFSPDSQVLASLGSSQSILKGGTYHWQGLIQLWNPKTGQLLHTLKEKNELIPMSIAFSPDGQTLTSLSKDAIYEAHLRTWDVKTGGTVRTVSASVDRTDDQLSLSPDAKTYLVAGQVAGSRIFNAEIRKEWPLSGFDVSSGASTGLFSPDGQMLAVPTVGGIPIWQAGN from the coding sequence ATGAAGAAAACAACTGCCTTAACAGTGACCGTCCTCGCGATCGCTACACTTGTGGGGACATCTGTGGCAAAATCGGCTGGCTTCTTCGCTCAAGCACCAACCCCTTCCGTGGTTCAAGCTAAACCATCTTGGGAAAACTCCAAGCTAGTTCACAAGTTGCCCACTGTCGCGAACTATGCCAAGTTTAGCTCTAATGGACTTCTACTCGTCTGTAATGGTGAACAGGGTAAAGCCATTCAGTTGTGGGATGTAAGGAAAGGGGAATTACTCTCATCTATCAAAGCCGACGATACCACTTCCTTTGGAGATGTTACCATCAGCCCTGATGGACAGTTTGTTGCCAGTATCGTCTACTCGCAAATTGATAAATCAATAGCAGTTGGTGTGTGGAATAGCAAAACCGGAGAAGCTATCTGGAAAAAACCAATTTTTACCAATAGCGCAGAGTTTCGATCCCCTAAGGATTCTGGGGAAAATTTCCCGGCTAGCATTGTTTCCAGCCTGGAATTTAGCCCAAACGGACAATTTATTGCCAGTAGCGCCCGAAAATATTTTGGTTCCGAAAATCCGCAGATTCAGCTATGGGATGTAGCAACCGGCGAAAAGCGTTTTGTACTCAGGAGTAATATCAAATCTTTACGAGGGATGAGTTTTAGCCCTGATAGCCAAGTCTTAGCCAGCCTCGGTTCCAGTCAATCTATCCTCAAGGGAGGAACTTATCACTGGCAAGGCTTGATTCAACTTTGGAATCCTAAAACAGGTCAACTCCTCCATACCCTAAAAGAAAAGAATGAGTTAATTCCCATGAGCATAGCCTTTAGCCCGGATGGTCAAACGTTAACCAGTCTGTCAAAAGACGCGATATATGAAGCTCACCTCCGGACTTGGGACGTGAAAACGGGTGGAACTGTGCGTACTGTTTCGGCTTCGGTAGACAGAACGGATGACCAGTTATCACTCAGTCCTGATGCTAAAACCTATCTGGTTGCTGGTCAGGTAGCTGGTTCACGTATTTTTAATGCCGAAATTCGCAAGGAATGGCCTCTTAGTGGTTTTGATGTGAGTAGTGGTGCTAGTACAGGATTATTTAGTCCAGATGGTCAGATGTTGGCTGTTCCAACGGTAGGAGGAATTCCGATTTGGCAAGCTGGTAATTAG
- a CDS encoding DUF262 domain-containing protein codes for MTELKNLNTEFPDEDTEIDDDIWIELEEEDVELQEEEITEPFDPTKIRVDTRQITIDLVLGRIKLKEIDLAPDFQRQAGIWKDAAKSRLIESILIRIPLPAFYMDATDEDKWLVIDGLQRLTALKQFVLDKQLKLRRLEYLTDVEGKTYDELPRKYQRRIQETQITVYLIEKGTPPEVKFNIFRRINTGGLPLSPQELRHALNQGKATKFLAQLADSQEFKQTTGITNTRKQLRMEDRDFVLRFLAFTLTSYTDYKAKSLDFFLNETMVDINKMSDSEINILGESFLRTMVIAFDIFGDYAFRKISKHNKEQKNPLNKALFEAWAVNLSKLEEQAIDTLRERKQYLIDNFIAILESDAKFMGSISQSTDSVSKVKYRFSTIENLLKEVLA; via the coding sequence GTGACAGAGCTGAAGAACCTAAACACAGAATTCCCGGACGAAGATACTGAAATCGATGATGATATCTGGATCGAGCTAGAAGAAGAGGATGTTGAGTTACAGGAAGAGGAAATTACTGAGCCGTTTGACCCAACCAAGATTAGGGTTGACACCAGACAAATAACGATCGACTTGGTGCTTGGCAGAATTAAGCTTAAAGAAATTGACTTAGCCCCTGATTTTCAGCGTCAAGCGGGAATCTGGAAAGACGCCGCTAAAAGCCGGCTGATTGAGTCTATCCTCATCCGTATTCCACTTCCAGCCTTCTATATGGACGCAACTGATGAGGATAAATGGTTGGTTATAGATGGACTACAACGGCTAACTGCCCTTAAGCAGTTTGTCCTTGATAAGCAACTTAAGCTACGTAGACTAGAGTACCTCACCGACGTTGAGGGCAAAACCTATGATGAACTGCCTCGTAAGTACCAGCGTCGAATCCAGGAGACTCAGATCACCGTTTATCTGATTGAAAAAGGCACCCCCCCTGAAGTTAAATTTAATATTTTCAGACGCATTAACACAGGGGGCTTACCTCTCTCACCCCAGGAACTTCGCCACGCTTTAAACCAGGGGAAAGCAACAAAATTTTTGGCTCAGCTTGCTGATTCGCAAGAGTTCAAGCAGACAACAGGTATTACAAATACTCGTAAACAGCTTCGTATGGAGGATCGTGATTTTGTCCTTCGTTTTTTAGCTTTCACTCTTACCTCATACACGGATTACAAAGCTAAGAGCCTAGATTTTTTTCTAAATGAAACGATGGTTGATATTAATAAAATGTCTGATTCAGAAATAAATATCCTCGGAGAAAGTTTTTTGCGAACGATGGTCATAGCATTTGACATATTCGGAGACTATGCTTTTCGGAAAATATCCAAGCATAATAAAGAACAAAAGAATCCCCTCAATAAAGCATTGTTTGAGGCTTGGGCAGTCAACCTTAGCAAGCTAGAGGAGCAAGCAATTGACACTCTGAGAGAGCGAAAGCAATATTTAATCGATAATTTTATTGCAATTCTGGAAAGTGATGCTAAATTTATGGGGTCTATTTCCCAGAGTACTGACAGTGTTAGTAAAGTTAAGTATCGGTTTAGTACTATTGAGAACTTGTTAAAGGAAGTGCTGGCATGA
- a CDS encoding non-ribosomal peptide synthetase, which yields MKAEETEVFVFPASFAQQRLWFLDQLFPGNTFYNVAAALCLKGSLNTSALEETFNEIVCRHEALRTTFRMLDGQPVQVIAPSLTIPLPVVDLQSLPATEREAETRRIATEERSRPFDLSQDSLLRVMLLQLDSSEYVLLLNLHHIICDGWSIGVLIRELGTLYAAFANKERSPLPELPIQYADFADWQREWLQGEVLESQLAYWKQQLDNIPSLNLPSDKPRPTAPTYRGATKFLELPKSLSEELEALSQRQGVTVFMTLLAAFQILLHRYTQQSDIVVGSPIANRNRREIEGLIGFFVNSLVLRTNLSGNPTFLELLSRVREVTLGAYAHQDLPFEKLVEELHPERNLSQHPLFQVAFSLQNTPIEALELPGLMLSQLEFDSLSAKFDLEFHLWESPESFKGQVIYSTDLFDDATITRMLGHYQTLLESIVANPQKRLGELTILTDAEQKELLIFSQNKFEIQNLPSKIEQCFHQLFEAQVEQSPDAIALIFENQQLTYRELNIRANQLAHHLQQLGVFPDVLVGICVERSVDMIVGLLGILKAGGAYLPLDPSYPQERLNFMVEDAQISILLTQSILAPLWKPCWGDRQHGLSVVCLDTDWNAIASHPQHNPTSNVTFDNLAYVIYTSGSTGKPKGVLVQHRGLSNLAEAQIEVFKLQPSDRILQFASLSFDASIFEIIMALRIGATLYIAKKESLLPGQALIKLCKDNNITCVTLPPAVLAVLPKEELPALHTIICAGESCSKDIVNKWTSDRRFFNAYGPTEATVWATIAEINDDSEKPPIGCPIANTQIYILDGYLQPVPIGITGELYISGDGLARGYLNRPELTAERFIPNLFIKAKVKIENEASIQENSSLSSLKKESRTERLYKTGDLATFKLDGNIEFLGRIDQQVKIRGFRIELGEIEALLRQYPAVKEAVVIVREDIPDNKRLIAYIVPQQNQALTTIEIRDFLKKKLPDYMVPSFFVLIDSLPLTVNGKVDRLALPTPFNLKSEISNLTLNVVPRTSTESTLAKIWAEVLNIERVGIGDNFFDLGGNSLLAIRLMDEVYKQFKRELPLSTLFLNPTVESLATTLFVENNSQSWSPLVAIQPKGSNPPFFCVHPIFGVVFPYYELAYHLGKNQPFYGLQPRGIDGEQPPINRIEDMAAYYIEALRVVQPKGPYFLGGWSFGGLVAFEMAQQLQKSGHEVGLVAMLDTLAPGSDNQPSFKDGFRFLFTIATRYIWSFVIDYFYLLTPSKNEYQSFISRFPILNKLVLRLGEHLFWRSILGEEAIGNLMSQESRSQILRELTIQPMLRVFHANSEATLNYTPQIYPNRITLFKTSVQLKTEQDTSMGWSNLAVGGVEIHNIPGNHLTMLKKPHVQVLSEQLKACIEKV from the coding sequence ATGAAAGCTGAGGAAACAGAAGTTTTTGTATTTCCAGCATCTTTTGCTCAACAGCGATTGTGGTTTCTCGACCAACTCTTCCCAGGCAATACCTTTTACAATGTAGCGGCTGCACTTTGCCTAAAAGGTTCGCTCAACACTTCGGCGCTGGAAGAGACGTTCAACGAAATTGTGTGTCGCCACGAAGCTTTGCGTACTACTTTTAGGATGCTTGATGGGCAACCCGTCCAGGTAATTGCTCCCAGCTTAACCATACCTCTGCCAGTAGTAGATTTGCAATCGCTACCAGCAACCGAACGGGAAGCGGAAACTCGACGGATAGCTACCGAGGAGCGATCGCGTCCTTTCGATTTATCTCAGGACTCGTTACTGCGAGTGATGCTGTTACAGCTAGACTCTTCAGAATATGTACTCCTGCTGAATCTGCACCACATTATCTGTGATGGTTGGTCTATTGGGGTGCTAATTCGGGAACTAGGAACACTCTATGCAGCCTTTGCAAATAAAGAGCGCTCGCCCTTGCCAGAACTGCCGATTCAATATGCAGACTTTGCCGACTGGCAGCGCGAATGGCTACAGGGTGAGGTTCTGGAGTCTCAGTTAGCCTACTGGAAGCAGCAGCTGGACAATATCCCCTCACTGAATTTGCCTAGTGATAAACCTCGCCCAACCGCTCCAACCTACCGAGGCGCGACGAAATTTCTAGAGTTACCGAAAAGCCTGAGTGAGGAATTAGAGGCGCTTTCGCAGCGCCAAGGCGTGACTGTGTTTATGACTCTCTTGGCGGCATTTCAAATCTTACTCCATCGCTACACTCAGCAATCAGATATTGTTGTCGGCTCACCAATTGCTAACCGCAACCGTCGCGAAATTGAGGGATTAATTGGTTTTTTTGTCAATAGTTTGGTGCTGCGTACTAATTTATCAGGCAATCCAACATTTCTAGAATTGCTGAGCAGAGTACGGGAGGTTACGCTAGGAGCTTATGCCCATCAAGACTTACCCTTTGAGAAGCTAGTAGAAGAACTGCATCCAGAGCGCAACCTGAGCCAACATCCCTTGTTCCAAGTTGCGTTTAGTCTGCAAAATACTCCCATTGAGGCATTAGAATTGCCAGGTTTAATGCTCTCGCAGTTGGAGTTTGACAGCCTAAGCGCCAAGTTCGATCTAGAGTTTCACTTGTGGGAATCGCCGGAAAGTTTTAAAGGACAAGTAATATACAGCACTGATTTATTTGATGATGCTACCATTACTCGAATGCTGGGACATTACCAAACGCTGCTGGAAAGTATTGTTGCAAATCCACAAAAACGCCTTGGTGAATTAACAATCTTGACCGATGCAGAGCAGAAAGAACTATTAATATTTAGCCAGAATAAATTTGAAATCCAAAATTTACCATCCAAAATAGAGCAGTGTTTTCATCAGTTATTTGAAGCGCAGGTAGAGCAAAGCCCGGATGCGATCGCGCTCATTTTTGAAAATCAGCAGTTAACCTACCGCGAATTGAACATCAGAGCCAATCAACTTGCACACCACCTGCAACAATTGGGAGTATTTCCAGATGTTTTAGTGGGCATTTGTGTAGAGCGTTCTGTAGATATGATAGTGGGACTATTGGGCATCCTCAAAGCAGGTGGAGCATACCTACCTTTAGATCCAAGCTATCCGCAAGAACGTCTTAACTTCATGGTGGAAGACGCTCAAATATCCATCTTATTAACGCAATCCATATTAGCTCCCCTTTGGAAGCCCTGTTGGGGGGATCGCCAACACGGTTTGTCTGTAGTTTGTTTGGATACAGACTGGAATGCGATCGCTTCCCATCCCCAACACAACCCAACCAGTAACGTAACATTTGATAATCTAGCTTATGTTATCTATACCTCTGGCTCAACCGGAAAACCAAAAGGCGTTTTAGTACAGCATAGAGGACTGTCTAACTTAGCAGAAGCTCAGATCGAAGTTTTCAAGTTACAGCCAAGCGATCGCATCTTACAATTTGCATCCTTGAGTTTTGATGCCTCAATCTTTGAAATTATCATGGCATTGCGAATAGGAGCAACACTTTACATAGCTAAAAAAGAATCTCTTTTGCCTGGACAAGCTTTAATAAAGCTATGCAAAGACAATAATATTACTTGCGTCACCCTTCCGCCTGCTGTACTTGCAGTATTACCAAAAGAAGAACTTCCCGCACTGCATACTATAATTTGTGCAGGCGAATCTTGTTCTAAAGATATTGTCAACAAATGGACTTCTGATCGCAGATTTTTTAACGCTTATGGGCCAACTGAAGCAACTGTTTGGGCTACAATTGCAGAAATTAATGACGATAGCGAAAAGCCGCCCATCGGTTGCCCAATTGCTAATACTCAAATTTATATATTAGATGGATATTTACAGCCAGTACCTATCGGTATTACTGGCGAATTGTACATCAGTGGTGATGGACTAGCACGCGGCTATCTAAACCGTCCGGAGTTAACTGCTGAACGGTTTATTCCTAACCTTTTTATAAAGGCCAAAGTAAAAATAGAAAATGAAGCCTCAATACAGGAAAATTCTTCTTTATCCTCCCTTAAAAAGGAGAGTAGAACCGAGCGTCTTTATAAAACAGGTGACTTAGCGACGTTTAAACTAGACGGAAACATTGAGTTTTTAGGACGCATCGACCAACAGGTAAAAATTCGCGGTTTTCGCATCGAATTAGGAGAGATTGAGGCGCTGCTGAGGCAGTATCCAGCAGTTAAAGAAGCGGTGGTAATTGTGCGCGAAGATATACCTGATAACAAGCGTTTAATAGCTTATATTGTACCGCAGCAAAATCAGGCGTTAACCACCATTGAAATTCGCGATTTTCTGAAGAAGAAGTTACCAGATTACATGGTGCCTTCATTTTTTGTATTGATAGATTCTCTACCGCTGACTGTTAATGGAAAAGTAGATCGTCTAGCATTACCTACACCATTCAACTTAAAATCAGAAATCTCGAATTTAACCTTAAACGTTGTTCCTCGTACTTCTACAGAATCAACGTTAGCAAAAATTTGGGCTGAAGTTCTTAACATTGAGCGTGTAGGTATTGGCGATAACTTCTTTGACTTAGGTGGAAATTCCCTGCTGGCTATACGCCTCATGGATGAGGTATACAAGCAGTTTAAGCGCGAGTTACCGCTGTCTACCCTCTTCTTAAATCCGACAGTTGAAAGTTTAGCAACTACTTTATTTGTAGAAAATAATTCTCAGTCTTGGTCGCCTTTAGTTGCAATTCAGCCTAAAGGTTCAAATCCACCTTTCTTCTGCGTACATCCTATTTTTGGCGTAGTTTTCCCTTATTACGAATTAGCGTATCATTTGGGCAAAAATCAGCCTTTTTATGGGTTACAACCGCGAGGTATTGACGGAGAACAGCCCCCAATAAATCGCATTGAAGATATGGCAGCTTATTATATTGAAGCGTTGCGCGTGGTGCAGCCAAAAGGCCCTTATTTTTTAGGAGGGTGGTCTTTTGGAGGTTTGGTTGCTTTTGAAATGGCTCAACAATTGCAAAAATCCGGGCATGAAGTGGGTCTAGTTGCTATGCTTGATACTTTAGCACCAGGTTCGGATAATCAACCTTCTTTTAAAGATGGTTTCAGGTTTCTTTTTACCATAGCGACGCGATATATATGGTCATTTGTTATAGATTATTTTTATTTGCTTACTCCTAGTAAAAACGAGTATCAGAGTTTTATATCTCGGTTTCCTATTTTAAATAAGTTGGTTCTGCGGCTGGGAGAACATCTTTTCTGGCGCTCGATATTGGGCGAGGAGGCTATAGGTAATCTCATGTCTCAGGAGTCTAGGTCGCAGATTTTAAGAGAGTTAACAATTCAGCCTATGCTTCGCGTTTTCCATGCTAATAGCGAAGCAACTCTCAACTATACTCCACAAATCTACCCAAATCGAATTACTCTTTTTAAGACTAGCGTTCAGTTAAAAACGGAGCAAGATACCAGTATGGGCTGGAGCAATCTAGCTGTTGGAGGAGTGGAAATTCATAATATTCCTGGCAATCATCTAACTATGCTAAAGAAACCTCATGTTCAGGTTCTCAGCGAACAGCTAAAAGCTTGTATTGAGAAGGTATAA
- a CDS encoding UBP-type zinc finger domain-containing protein has product MPCQHLNEVTLENLISKANYPVFRCEECIRINGRWVHLRICQTCGKMLCCDSSENQHSRRHYEETGHTVISSAELGEQWLWCFADEQQKNY; this is encoded by the coding sequence ATGCCCTGCCAACACCTCAATGAAGTGACTCTAGAAAACCTAATCTCTAAAGCCAACTATCCCGTGTTTCGCTGTGAAGAGTGCATTCGGATCAATGGTCGCTGGGTGCATCTTCGCATTTGTCAGACCTGCGGTAAGATGCTGTGCTGCGACTCCTCAGAAAATCAGCATTCTCGCCGTCACTATGAGGAAACGGGACATACTGTAATCAGTTCAGCAGAATTAGGAGAGCAATGGCTGTGGTGTTTTGCCGATGAGCAGCAGAAGAATTATTGA
- a CDS encoding Precorrin-3B methylase, translated as MAKQENPLTGEALIKEVCRRIRVARSYWDAHNNAACRGERDRALALYNTLTKEQKDQIPQQLRVWLRYRSEKYFGAHRTPPKSKRKSK; from the coding sequence ATGGCAAAGCAGGAAAATCCCCTCACGGGAGAAGCACTAATTAAGGAAGTCTGTCGGCGGATTCGGGTTGCCCGTAGCTACTGGGATGCTCATAATAATGCTGCTTGTCGGGGAGAACGCGATCGCGCTCTAGCCCTTTACAACACGCTGACAAAAGAACAAAAAGACCAGATTCCGCAGCAGTTGCGGGTGTGGCTTCGCTACCGTAGTGAAAAATATTTTGGCGCACACCGAACGCCACCCAAGTCGAAACGAAAGTCGAAGTAG
- a CDS encoding AAA family ATPase, translated as MIRIRSLCLKNFKPFEAEFLEFRSLTLLSGLNSTGKSSVLQSLLLLRQSYQQGLLRKTGLALNGDLVCIGTAQDALFEGAKDDSIGFELVWEDGIKGIWRFDYNREADVIALSASQTAPDVYKSNLFSDNFHYIQAERIGPRTYFEISDFQVRQHGQLGTRGEYTAYFLSTYRDRDIPNSNLSHPEAKSFNLRDQVEAWMGEVSPGTRIEIKSNPDMDLVSFQYSYGLSNPYRATNVGFGITYTLPIIVAVLSSPPGTLILIENPEAHLHPKGQAKMGELLALAASCGVQVVIETHSDHVLNGIRLAVHDGKLNPKDVQLHYFERKEKDGQAYTEVVSPHIDRNGRIDQWPEGFFDEWDKSLEALLEPAGE; from the coding sequence ATGATTCGGATTCGTTCTCTGTGCTTGAAAAACTTCAAACCTTTTGAAGCCGAGTTTCTTGAGTTCAGATCACTCACCCTGCTTTCTGGTCTCAACAGCACAGGCAAATCCTCAGTACTTCAATCCCTGCTGCTGCTACGTCAATCTTACCAACAAGGCTTACTGCGAAAAACAGGCTTGGCGCTCAATGGTGACTTGGTTTGTATTGGTACGGCTCAAGATGCGCTTTTTGAGGGTGCAAAAGATGATTCAATTGGTTTTGAGCTTGTTTGGGAAGATGGCATCAAGGGGATATGGCGTTTCGACTACAACCGAGAGGCAGACGTGATAGCTCTTTCCGCATCACAAACTGCTCCTGATGTCTATAAATCAAATCTTTTCAGCGATAATTTCCATTATATTCAAGCAGAACGTATTGGTCCGCGCACATACTTTGAGATATCGGATTTTCAGGTACGACAGCATGGGCAACTCGGCACCAGGGGCGAATACACAGCATACTTCCTCTCAACTTATAGAGATAGAGATATTCCTAACAGTAATCTGAGCCATCCAGAGGCAAAGTCATTTAATCTGAGAGATCAGGTCGAGGCATGGATGGGAGAAGTCAGCCCAGGTACACGCATCGAAATTAAGTCAAACCCAGATATGGATTTGGTGAGTTTTCAATACTCCTACGGACTAAGCAACCCTTACCGTGCAACCAACGTTGGGTTTGGAATTACCTACACCCTTCCCATCATTGTGGCAGTGCTTTCATCCCCCCCTGGCACACTAATCCTAATAGAAAATCCAGAAGCACATCTCCATCCTAAAGGGCAAGCCAAAATGGGTGAGTTGTTGGCGCTTGCAGCTAGCTGTGGCGTTCAAGTTGTGATAGAAACTCATAGCGACCATGTTTTAAACGGTATTCGTCTTGCTGTTCATGACGGTAAGCTTAACCCCAAAGATGTCCAGTTGCACTACTTTGAGCGTAAAGAAAAAGATGGACAAGCTTACACAGAAGTAGTATCGCCACACATTGATCGCAACGGACGAATTGATCAATGGCCAGAAGGGTTCTTTGATGAATGGGATAAAAGTTTAGAGGCTTTATTAGAACCAGCAGGAGAATAA